A genomic segment from Phragmites australis chromosome 6, lpPhrAust1.1, whole genome shotgun sequence encodes:
- the LOC133921008 gene encoding alpha-1,6-mannosyl-glycoprotein 2-beta-N-acetylglucosaminyltransferase-like, producing MPSTSSSSSHHHHRARLRARAAPLLVVVVFAVLVLTELLRTSTRRDLPPSASRFGSSSPANANHTVAQRKILLDPAFTPRLPRQSPLSLSLSQRNALPPRNVGRFPSLPDDHLKIVLYVHNRPRYLRLVVDSLSRVEGIGEALLIVSHDGYFPEMDKIVQGINFCQVKQIFAPYSPHLFPDAFPGVTPGDCQGKDNAAEKRCQGDPDQYGNHRSPRIVSLKHHWWWMMNTVWDGLEETRDFDGHVLFIEEDHYIFPNAYRNAQLLMDLKPKKCPQCYAINLAPSDVKAKGEGWESLVAEKMGNIGYAFNRTVWRKIHAKAKQFCAFDEYNWDITMWATVYPSFGAPVYSLRGPRRSAAHFGKCGLHQGQGSSNVCVDNGEAAVELEDIDKVPNIKADWPVRIIQRQEGYQAGFKGWGGWGDRRDRELCLSFAYMYHIKDPSSA from the coding sequence atgccgagtacttcctcctcctcctcccaccaccaccaccgcgccCGGCTACGcgcccgcgccgcgccgctcctcgtcgtcgtcgtcttcgccGTCCTCGTCCTCACCGAGCTCCTCCGCACCAGCACCCGCCGCGACCTCCCCCCGTCCGCGAGCCGGTTCggctcctcctcccccgccaACGCGAACCACACCGTCGCGCAGCGCAAGATCCTGCTCGACCCGGCCTTCACCCCGCGGCTGCCGCGCCAGAGCCCGCTCTCCCTCTCGCTCTCCCAGCGCAACGCGCTGCCGCCGCGCAACGTCGGGCGCTTCCCCAGCCTCCCCGACGATCACCTCAAGATCGTGCTCTACGTGCACAATCGCCCACGCTACCTCCGCCTCGTCGTCGACAGCCTCTCGCGTGTCGAGGGCATCGGCGAGGCACTGCTCATCGTCAGCCACGACGGATACTTCCCGGAGATGGACAAGATCGTGCAGGGCATCAACTTCTGCCAGGTGAAGCAGATCTTTGCACCCTACTCGCCGCACCTCTTCCCAGATGCCTTCCCTGGTGTCACCCCCGGGGACTGTCAGGGCAAGGATAACGCCGCGGAGAAGCGGTGCCAGGGCGACCCTGACCAGTACGGCAACCACCGCTCTCCAAGAATCGTGTCTCTGAAACACCACTGGTGGTGGATGATGAACACCGTGTGGGATGGGCTGGAGGAGACCAGGGACTTCGATGGCCACGTTCTCTTCATAGAGGAGGACCATTACATATTCCCCAATGCATACCGGAACGCGCAGCTGCTTATGGATTTGAAGCCGAAGAAGTGCCCCCAGTGCTATGCTATCAATTTGGCTCCATCGGATGTCAAAGCGAAAGGGGAAGGTTGGGAGAGCTTGGTTGCCGAGAAGATGGGTAACATTGGCTATGCCTTCAATAGGACAGTGTGGAGGAAGATTCATGCTAAGGCTAAGCAGTTTTGCGCATTTGATGAGTACAATTGGGATATAACAATGTGGGCAACTGTGTACCCGTCCTTTGGAGCTCCTGTTTACAGTCTCAGGGGGCCTAGGAGAAGTGCTGCACATTTCGGCAAGTGTGGCCTGCACCAGGGCCAAGGTTCGAGCAATGTCTGTGTGGATAATGGCGAGGCAGCTGTGGAATTAGAGGACATCGACAAGGTCCCTAACATCAAAGCTGATTGGCCAGTCCGCATCATCCAGAGGCAAGAGGGGTATCAGGCTGGTTTCAAAGGATGGGGTGGTTGGGGTGATCGGCGTGATCGAGAGCTATGTTTGAGTTTTGCATACATGTACCATATTAAAGACCCATCATCTGCATAA
- the LOC133921006 gene encoding uncharacterized protein LOC133921006, translated as MGAGSSHADGPPRHRSRLGLAGCFGAGSSAAAAGDGWRPAAAAASSSRSHEVHSRQAERAVNAMDFRASLAAKDLHISSETDPRVHSSSSTISHHLRFNHLNCHENKEDGLWTENAETSDLESSSRKAVMVRGNVSNEAANVNGTSREGISSIGSELENVASTVCTNEIGGSMSESDPQPSLMTSERIMADLEGEIAPQGTSSTIVMSSERSDISQSSLTSMLPNTSTASSVIGESTPDSLPTRADVPIFSGSHGQSGGSILHDDMMNIYSNDGLGRSRDSSSNETRRDHRRVLWDAFSRRSSRGYPESDTDDLGFYSTWLDLGDDLFGELEESRYFHRRRHGSIRASQYSRSRIREHRRAVFESGSELSTSACPLGIHQIGRCTCDSFLIAEESSARTSISRIVMLTEALFEVLDEIHRQPASLSLSMVCVQAPESVVNSLPCKSHKKLETPQCSDDMEQCHICLTGYEDGEQIRTLPCKHEFHMQCVDKWLKEVNRVCPLCRGDVCEVAS; from the exons ATGGGCGCCGGGAGCAGCCACGCCGACGGGCCGCCGCGCCACCGGTCGCGCCTCGGCTTAGCCGGGTGCTTCGGTGCCGGATCctcggcggccgccgccggagaCGGCTGGAGACCCGCCGCGGCTGCCGCTTCCTCCTCGCGCTCACACGAG GTTCATTCTCGTCAAGCAGAGCGAGCAGTGAATGCAATGGATTTTCGGGCTTCTCTAGCTGCTAAGGATCTCCATATCTCCAGTGAGACAGATCCAAGAGTGCATTCGTCTTCAAGCACCATAAGCCATCATCTCCGGTTCAATCACCTCAATTGTCATGAAAACAAGGAAGATGGCCTGTGGACTGAAAACGCTGAAACAAGTGACCTTGAAAGCTCATCCAGAAAAGCTGTCATGGTTAGGGGAAATGTCAGTAATGAAGCAGCTAATGTTAATGGAACATCGAGAGAAGGAATAAGTTCTATAGGATCAGAGCTGGAAAATGTTGCTAGCACAGTCTGCACCAATGAAATAGGAGGTTCAATGTCTGAATCTGATCCCCAACCCTCGTTAATGACATCTGAAAGGATCATGGCTGACTTAGAAGGAGAGATAGCTCCCCAAGGGACTTCATCCACAATTGTCATGTCAAGTGAAAGATCAGATATATCTCAATCTAGCTTAACATCTATGTTGCCTAACACTTCAACTGCATCGTCCGTAATTGGAGAATCAACACCAGATTCACTCCCTACCAGAGCAGATGTTCCCATTTTCAGTGGGTCACATGGTCAGAGTGGTGGGAGTATATTACATGATGACATGATGAACATTTACTCAAATGATGGTCTAGGACGCTCTAGAGATTCAAGCAGCAATGAAACAAGAAGGGATCATAGAAGGGTTCTATGGGATGCGTTTTCCAGACGTAGCTCTAGAGGTTATCCTGAATCTGATACAGATGACCTGGGATTTTACAGTACATGGCTAGACCTTGGCGATGACCTTTTTGGAGAGTTGGAGGAGTCAAGATATTTTCATCGCAGACGCCATGGTTCAATCAGAGCAAGCCAGTATTCAAGATCCCGG ATTAGGGAGCATCGCCGTGCTGTTTTTGAGAGTGGTAGTGAACTAAGTACTTCTGCTTGCCCGTTAGGGATTCATCAAATTGGCCGATGCACCTGTGATTCTTTCTTGATTGCTGAAGAATCTAGTGCGCGAACAAGTATATCAAGAATCGTCATGTTAACTGAGGCATTATTTGAG GTGTTGGATGAAATTCACCGTCAACCTGCATCACTTTCACTTTCCATGGTCTGTGTTCAGGCACCTGAATCTGTAGTTAATTCATTGCCATGTAAGAGCCACAAAAAGCTTGAGACACCCCAATGCAGTGATGATATGGAACA GTGCCATATCTGCTTAACTGGATATGAGGACGGAGAACAGATAAGAACTCTTCCTTGCAAACACGAGTTCCACATGCAGTGTGTTGACAAGTGGCTAAAAGAAGTAAACAG GGTGTGCCCGTTGTGCCGTGGGGACGTCTGCGAAGTTGCCTCTTGA
- the LOC133921007 gene encoding E3 ubiquitin-protein ligase EL5-like, whose product MVIMAGMLPGVECARRRRVRQGGSSSGAAEAPCGTRRPSFCLYAGGHDHAHLGSSGSKERSSACKEMAHAWTLDSNTREAKERLDQKLRSQRESVVKRHQSTGTLRPPTTKPHATSSGTDGSSNHSATAAAPEAVTTTTMPCALQREVFSKNGGGAARRRFSWSRLGRRSAPAEEASECAVCLEELRAGDVLVHLPCAHRFHWACAVPWVQAASRCPVCRAQVHLASPS is encoded by the exons ATGGTCATCATGGCCGGGATGCTCCCCGGTGTGGAatgcgcgcggcggcggcgagtccGGCAGGGCGGGTCGTCGTCAGGCGCGGCGGAGGCGCCGTGCGGGACGCGGCGGCCGTCCTTCTGCCTGTATGCCGGCGGGCATGACCATGCTCACCTTGGCTCGTCAGGTTCCAAG GAGAGGAGCAGCGCGTGCAAGGAGATGGCGCACGCATGGACGTTGGACAGCAACACCCGGGAGGCGAAGGAGAGGCTGGATCAGAAGCTCCGGAGCCAGAGAGAATCTGTGGTCAAGAG GCATCAGAGCACGGGCACCCTGCGACCCCCGACGACCAAACCACACGCCACGAGCAGCGGCACCGACGGCAGCAGCAACCACTCGGCTACGGCCGCGGCGCCCGAGGCTgtcacgacgacgacgatgccgTGCGCCCTACAAAGGGAGGTGTTCTCCAAGAACGGAGGAGGCGCAGCCCGGCGTCGGTTCAGCTGGAGCCGGCTGGGGCGGAGGTCAGCGCCGGCGGAGGAGGCGTCGGAGTGCGCGGTGTGCCTGGAGGAGCTCCGCGCGGGGGACGTGCTGGTGCACCTGCCCTGCGCGCACCGCTTCCACTGGGCCTGCGCCGTGCCCTGGGTCCAGGCCGCCTCGCGATGCCCCGTCTGCCGCGCCCAAGTCCACCTCGCCTCCCCTAGCTGA